The genomic segment ACCGAGCACACCGGTGTgctaagtttggataaaatgtgaaatttccaatcttttttttttttttttttttttttatataaatatttatcaaGAACAACTCTATACAGTCCTtggcgttttaggccacaaaaaaacctacaaaacaataattttgtactgtaacaTAGGTGCATATGGCATCCAAATAAAGTGCTTcgatgtaacggacaatcggctatatcggacgacccgtccctattagtccgttctatcgaggGTCCGCTGTATATTGTTTTGTATCAACTTGTTTATTAGTGGTTCTGCTGTTTAACTAATGCTAATGTGCAGTCACCTTTTGTGTGCCTTTGTGGGACTAGGACAAACTGTCTGTTCAGAGTTGTGCTGTTGATATAGCCCAATATCAGCCGTCTGTCGGAGGTGGGGCACCAGCCAGCGCCGCTGGTAAGGGATCCCTTTGCGACGGCCGCTGACAGCCACACGTTGTTGTTGCACTGTTAAAGCGGTTCCAAATCGCCTTTTGTTCCCGTTCCAAGATTGTCCCTCTTCGCTTGGGTGTGTACGGGCATACCGCAGCGTACTTGTTCAACTTGAGTTGttcacaaatacatacatattttacagaTATGGCAGGCCATTGCACAATGCCATCGAGGGGGCCGCTCAGCGTGCGAGCAACGAGTTACTTCATCTCGCTCGCAGCCGTGGCAAGTGGGCCACGCGCGCCCGTTCCGGCCATTCATCATAAAGAGACGATGCTCTTCTCTTGTGGGAGCATTAGAACAAGCGCTCGCGCAAGTGCGACCACATGAAATAGTCACTCGCGAGCACACTCAAAAAGGTTGCATATGTCACCATTTTGGTTGCAGTCTCAAGCCCAGTATTTGTTGAAAAACGCACCTAATCACAGAATATCATCTTATTTTTTGGCTCTTTCTCTAACACACCAAAttgtcacaagatggcgccaaggcCCTGGCTAAAAGGGAAGTAGTAATTGGCGTCAAGGAAGTATTAAAGTGATACAGCTTGGCTTCTAAGATCTGTAtttcagggaggagctaagtttagcctagGTTGTTggcaaaagtgacatttttccatgtgtatagtggtgtgaaagtgtttgcccccttcctgatttcttatttttctgcatgtttgtcacacttaaatgtttcccatcatcaaaaaaaattcaatattagtcaaagacaacacaagtaaacacaatgcagtttaaaaaatatatattattaaggGAGGACAAAATGCAAACCTacagagtcagaatcatctttatttgccaagcatgtcaaaaaaacacaaggaatttgtctccggcagttggagctgttctcgtacgacaacagacagtcaattgacagagaacactttggagacataaaaacatagtgactgagcaataaaaggttacaagTTATTTGGTAATGCAGGTACAGTTTTGttctatttattgatttattttttgacaattcattttgtttttcttcagccatttaGAGGTGGACCTGCTGGTGCTTTTGGgctcattgtcctgctgcagaacccaagttcgcTTCAGCTTGGGTCACAAACAGATGGCCGGACATTGTCCgtcaggattttttggtagacggcagaattcatggttccatttatcacagcaagtcttccaaGTCCTGAAgtagcaaaacagccccagaccatcccACTCCCACCGCCATATTTTACTGtcggtatgatgttctttttctgaaatgcggtgttacttttaccagatgtaatgggacacacagcTTCCAGAAAGTACAACTTTTGTCTTATCAGAGCACACAGAATTTTCCCtaaagtcttggggatcatcaagatgtcttctggaaAAATTGAGACAtgccttaatgttctttttgctcagcagtggttttcgtcttggaactctgccatgcaggctGTTTTTGTCCAGTCTTTTTCTTATGATGAAGTCATGAACGCTGACCTTacctgaggcaagtgaggcctgcagttctttagatgttgttgtcgggtcttttgtgacctcttagATGAGTCGTTGCTGCGCTCTTGGGGTCATTTTGGTCAGCCGgcccactcctgggaaggttcaccactgtttgtGGATAATTGCTGTCattgtggttcgctggagtttCAAAGCTTTAGAAgtggctttataaccttttccacactgatagatgtcaattactttatttctcatttgttcctgaatttctttagatcgcTGCATTTTGTcgacttcactttgtcaggctggtcctatttaaatgatttcttgtttgagaacaggtgtggcattATTAGGCCTGggtcactttttccacacagggccgtgtcggtttggatttttttttcacggcattttgtgtttacttgttgtctttgactaatatttaaattgattgattgattgatgggaAACGTCTGAGCGTGACAAATACGGAAGcctattgcattcacttggattaaaaaaaaaacaaaaaaaactgtttttctgagtaattattttgagggctttgtttttttgaatattcttttctgtttttcagagtatttattttctgtttttctgactttttttttttttttttttctccacgtgtttttctgacaaattttttCGGAGTtgtcgggacacatcgaactcgcgcgagaacctgcgaactgcaagtgactctttgcggactccgtagtaagcaacatgaccggcttatttagtttgatcaagttttattttgatatgggtttaagacactgggagatacgcctgtctttgagtcacatagatggtattgttatcagtcatttagaaaaaaaattgtcagaaaaatagggggaaaaaaggggcgGGGGAATTAGACATAAAAACTGTGAAAAATAGtcagtcagaaaaacagaaaaaaatattccaaaaaacaatgaatGCAATAACAGTGAATGCAATAAGCTTccgtagagaaaaaaaaaaaaatctgaactcaGGAAGGGGACACTTTTTCACGCCACTTgtttgccatttatttttaaggttaaTGTTGTGAGATGAGTTTGAAAGTGATTCAGAATCATAGTTTCCggtatatttatagtttaaacTATTTATATAGGCAATTGTCAACATTTTCGTCGGGGTGTCAATTCCGATTTTGTGGCACGGCTCGGTTCCTATCCCCCGTGAATAGCGGTGGTTTTCTGTACCTGGCTGGACGTATATTCCTTGTGGTTTAAATGAGTCCTCTTACTTCATGGCATTTTATTATCTTACGTTCTTATGAGCTAAGCCTTTTATGCTGGCAAAAAGGATGCCTCAGTAGCTcatgatatacagtgggtatgtaaagttttcagaccccttacatttttcacttttttttatattgcatccctttgttaaaataatttaagtttatttgtttcctcattaatatacacacaacaccctgatacgggcagttcggtccctgtacgaccggagtcagagtttggtccgcatatccggcagtaagtcggactcgtttccgatgagggttggactccgccaaggctgccctttgtcacccattctgttcataacttttatggacagaatttctaagcgcagccgaggcgtcgagggggtccggtttggtggcctcggtattgcatctctgctttttgcagacgatgtggttctgttggcttcatcgagccgtgacctccaactctcactggagcagctgagtgtgaagcggctgggatgagaatcggcacctccaaatctgagaccgtggtcctcggtcggaaaacggtggcgtgccctctccgggtcggggatgagatcctaccccaagtggaggagttcaagtatctcggggtcttgttcacgagcgagggacgaatggaacgggagatcgacaggcggatcggtgcggcgtctgcagtgatgcggactttgtttCGGTCcgtcgtggtaaagaaggagctaaggtgAAAGGCGAagttctcgatttaccggtcgatctacgttcctatcctcatctatggtcacgagctgtgggtcgtgaccataggtgagatcTTGTTCTTCCGAAAGaagaagatcccggatacgagcagccgaaatgagtttgctccgcagggtgtccgggctctcccttagagaggggtgaagtggctggggagagggaagtctgggcgtccctgctaaagctattgcccccgcgacccgacctcggataagcggtagaaaatggatagatggatggacaacaccccatattgatagaaaaaagggaagtgttgaaatttttgctgagttattaaaaaagaaaaagtgaaatatcacacagccataagtattcagacgctttgctgtgacactcatatattgaactttggtgctgtccatttcttctgatcatccttaagatgcttctacaccttcattggagtccagctgtgtctgattatactgattggacctgattaggaaagccacacccctgtctggataagactttacagctcacagtgcatgtcaaagcaaatgagaatcacgaggtcaaaggaactgcctgaagatctcagagacagaattgtggcaaggcacagatctggccaaagttacaaaaaaatgtctgtcttaTGGAggccacagtggcctccataatcctgaaatggaagacgtttgggatcaCCGGAACGCTTCTTAGAGCTGGCCTTCCGGCAAACTGCGCAATCGGGAGAGAAGAGCCTTTGTGAGagaagtaaagaagaacccaaagatcactgttgctgagctccaaagatgcagtcgggagatgggagaaagttgtagaaagtcaaccatcacggcagacctccaccagtcggggctttatggcagagtggcacgacggaagcctctcctcagtacgAAACACATGAGAGCCCGTGTGGAGtcagctaaaaaacacctgagggACTccgagatggtgagaaataagattctctggttagatgagaccaagatagaaattgttggtcttaattctaagcgacatgtgtggagaaaaccgggcactgctcatcacctgtccaatacaatcccaacagtgaagcacggtggtggcagcatcactctgtgggggtgtttttcagctgcagggacaggacgaccggttgcaatcgaagaaaagatgaatgcggccaagtacgtggatatcctggaccaaaaccttctccagagcgctCAAAACCGAAGACCGgtccgaaggttcaccttccaacaagacaatgaccctaagcacacaactaaaatgacaaaggagtggcttcagaacaactccgtgactgttcttgaatggcccggccagagccctgacttcaacccaattgagcatctctggaaagacctgaaaatggctgcccaccaacgttcaccatccaacctgacagaattggagaggatctgcgagggtgaatggcagatgatccccaaatccaggtgtgaaaagctCGTTGCATCGTTCCcgaaaagactcatggctgtattagctcaaaagggtgcgtctactaaatactgaacaaagggtctgaatactcgtggctgtgtgatatttcatttattttatttttttttaatgaatctgcaaaaatgtcagcaaTTCCGTTCGtcactatggggtgctgtgtgtacattgtggaaaaaaaaacccaacttaaatgattttagcaaatggctgcagtataaaaaagtgaaacatttaagggggtctaaaaactttccgtacccactgtatatgcctCATGACAGTTCAATGCCCTCAAACTTgagtcaaacaaaaaaacaaagttgttgTTAAATTTGACAGGTTCCTGTAAAAGAACCAGAATCCGTTCTGGAAACATCCCTAAAATATATTGGATTGTTTAATTTGGTAATCTCTGTAATGATTGAAGTGAAGAtttcttttgtgtgtatttCAAGCCGCTGGCAGGCTGCAGCTACAGAATGATGGGAGGAAGTGACACTGGCAGTGGGGACAAGGACGGGGTGGTCACCGCTGCCATACACGTCCCCATCGGCTGGCAAAGGAGAGTGCATGGCGGCCAGGTGGTGTATGTCAGGTGTGGTGATTCAGAttaatatatatgaataaatatatatttagtaatcaaacaaaatcatgaaaaatatagAATTATACTTCTGAGCCAATCTGCAATTAATGCAATCCTTCCTCTCACCAGTTATTTATTATATCACCTTGCACAGTAGAAATACTCTTCACAGAACAATTGGAAATCAGGAAAGCTTTAGTCATGCAGTGATGTACTATGACATGCAAATGTGCTGATAAGCACACAGgtgttacatattttatttcatgtttttcagCAATTTTAGAACATCAACATATCTCAATTTAGTTttaaacctttcttttttaattggcACCCTGGCGGAGGTCTGCACTCAACTCAGTGCCTTTCCAGTTACATAAGCACCCTGTGTAAAATTTAGTAACTGTTGCAGCAGCAAAAGGAACGTATTCGATGCACGAGCGAATGCAGAACTTTAAATGCAGTGACGTAACATTTAACTGCCTTTTAAATTGgtagtgaaaaaacaaaaaaatactcagCCAACAGAAAGACATTCTGATGTATGTGTCCCATCCACATCACCTTTGGAAACTGAAATGTCATCTAATTACTCATTAGATGTAATTTGAGCTTACCTCAGGGTTAACTTCCTCCTAGTTTTCATGTAACCTGCTTCCTGGAATACACCTTAGGTCCCACTCAAACCACTAAAGTCATCCCTGTTGTAAATCGCGACTAGATACATAAATGTGcatttgcctttgtttttgcaGTCCCAGTGGCACTTCTCTGTCCTCCCTGGATGAGGTGAAGACCTATCTGTTGACTGATGGCACCTGCAAATGTGGTCTGGAGTGTCCACTTGTCATCAACAAGGTGAATCTGTTTGCTTGCTTGTGGTATCTTGTATTTGGTGAGAATggacaaagtgaaaaaaagtgaTCACATGTAGCTCagtctgtgaaaataaataagagtTAGTGGTCTGCTTCTTGAGCACTCTTGCAGTCCCTTTAAGCAAAGAAAGaatttccctcacaggatgACATAGGATAAAAGAAAAGtagataaaagaaaaatatatttattctcaTATATTAATCTGAATCAACACACCTGACATACACCACCTGGCCGCCATGCACTCTCCTTTGCCAGCCGATGTTTTTGGAGTAGTTCTTATGTGAACTACTCAAAAAAACATTAGGAAACACATTATGGTGCAACTCCGAGTCAATCACAAGTGCGGTACATCAACTTGTCCAGTTAAGAAGAGTACAGTAGTAAGTTTGCTTTTCCCTCCGCTTCGTAAAAGGCTTCAATTCGGCACCGAGTGGGGGAGTAGGGAGGAGCCGccccctttattttttgagcGGTATATATTAAAAGTCAGTATCATGACCAGAAAAGGGTAACAAACTTAACATTGAATTATTTCCGATGGATTTAtcgtgggcggcacggtggccgactggttagagcgtcagcctcacagttctgaggaccgggggttcaatccctggccccgcctgtgtggagttttctccgggcactccggtttcctcccacatcccgaaaacatgcaaggtaggttaattgaaaactctaaattgtccgtaggtgtgaatggttgtttgtttatgtgtgccctgcgattggctggcaaccagttcagggtgtaccccgcctcctgaccgatgatagctgtgataggctccagcacacccgcgaccctagtgaggagaagcggttcaaaaaaatggatggatggatggatggatggatttatcgTGGTCCATCTTATGTGGTCCATCTAACTCATTGGAATGTTTTCTATACAGTATGCTTTGACCTGTTCAGACACTTGAAATGTTATTCAACTCTCAAAAGAATATATTATTCAGTGTCAGTACAACAACATGGTCTGTTTTCACTTCCAACAGGTTTTCAACTTTACTGTGGGGGTGAAGGTGGAGCAGCACAAGCAGCCTTTAGGCAAAGCAGAGCAGGACATGACCAAACTGTGCAATCATCGCAGGAAAGTGGTGGCAATGGCCGCTCTGTGTCGCAGTATGCAGGCGTCACAGCTGCCCTTTGCTCAACTTCATCACCCCGGTGAGGCCTACCGAGTGGAGTAGAATAGATCTCTATTTTGTCATTGTCTCAGGTATTCTTGGCTCCATTTCTCCACTAATGAAGCGTCCTGTTACGGTACCACAGCAGTGCATTTCTCTTATGCACTGTACAGGCAAGAACAATCAACCTCCACTTAATCCAACTGCTACATTAGTGTAACATTAGGATTGAGTTGAATCGATTTGTTATGCCTGGAGAGCGAGGTGTGAGGATGACATGCTGAAGAGGCCACTGTTACCATAACACAGGTCACTTGTGAGCTGAGTTCAGTAAACGGAGTCTGTGCAGTATGTGTAACGGATACAAAGTATGTTAGCCAAACCTCACTCCTTATTAACCTTAAGAGTAGCGGCAGCAGGTGCGTTAGCAGACCGGGCTCTTAGCCTGCTCGCTAGCGCATTCGACTCGCAACCCGGTGGTAATGTGGGTTCACGCCTTGAGCGGGACAGTACAGGATGACCATCTTAATTTTTGTGTTTACAGtgaaattgacaaaaatctgtTCAATTGCTAAGTTAGTCACCCGATTTTGACTGGATGCCTCGATCACCTCTGTTCAGAGAAAATAAACCTATGCTGGAAACAAAGTTTATTTATCCAAGGGTGTCAAGACTTGATCAAAACAAAAGCATGATGGGCCTGTCTTGAAAGTCTTTGCTCAACTTTAAGACAAAGTGAACAGGGATTCATTTGATAGTTTCTGAATCTGGAAAGTTAAAATAGTCATCAAATGATCTTAGGAGGTTGTCATGAGAAAGCAACAAtatcttttcacattttcaaccatcaaatgtttttgtgttgtccCCCCAACAGAGGCGAGCAAGGGAGTGGGCAATTCCAACCCAAAGAAAGCACTTGTTGAGCGGGAAGAAGAGGACTGGGGCATTTACCATCCCAAATTTCATCCGGCTCCTGCACGACCTCAGAATAGTGCCCACCCTATCCCTTGCGCCAGCCCCAATTCCTCTCACAAGTTTATTTATCCTTTTAATGGTTCCTCCCCAGGTcctcacacaggcacacactcTCATCATCCCCTTGATGCTTTGCGAAGGCCTCAtcaccctcctcttcctcagacTTCCAACAGCCCCCCATTCCCTGCTTACCATGTTGCCCAAAGGTCACCCTGTACTCCCACCCCTCAAAATGTCAGTGAAAGTCAAAAAATGCCCCTAACCCCTGAAACTCCTGCTTCGCCTCTCGTAAGGCCCCTATCTTCACCTCCTTGCTCCTCTCCTAAAAGCTTCGTCATCGGAGGAAGAGTATCACAAAATCAAGCACAGCATCCACATGGGGCGGTAGGGGGAGGATCTGCCCTCTCCCCTTCTCCCATCCGCTCTCCCTCTGTCCACAACATGAATTGTGTGTCTCCTCATCAGCGGTCCCATCACCTTTCGGCCTCCCCCTCTCATGCCTCTGATCAGGGTGGAAGCTCAAATTCAGCTGCCGAAGGACTAACGGCAAGTAATTTGTCACGGAGGAAAAAGTCCTGCTCTTCCTCTCCACACTCCCCTCTTCTTTGTGGTTCGCCAAACCCTAGCCCCCACATCTTCAAGTTCAAGCTGGAAGACATCTTGGAACAGTTTAAGAATTCTGGCAACAGTAGCACGAATAACCACCTCACAAACCCCAACATACTGACCAACCAAAGCAGTCACAATCCTAATGCTCAGCTTCTGAAACCCTCGAAGAGTACAGCTAGTCCCAGCACAGTAGCACCAGGTTTTGGATTGAACTCTGTGGGGATGTCCAGCGCAACTCTGGGGCCGTTTTTGAATCACAACAGTCACCAGGGCCAGCTGCCACCCTCAACTTCTTTTCCTGCCAGTAGTCTGCTCTCTGCGGCTGCTAAGGCTCAGCTGGCTAGCCAGGTAACCCAGGGCCAGAGCTCAAATGTAGCTTGTAGCCAAACAAGTGTGTCCTCTTCCCTGGAAATCTTGACAGAGGCACAGCAAAAACAGTCAACAAATGTAACAAacagcactttaaaaaacaGCCACCTTTCCTCCCCCATTGCTGCCTCTAGGTCTCACTATCGCTCGCTGGCAGCAGCCTCTTCTGTCCTCTTTCCTTCACCCCAGTCCCTGGCACAGTCCCTGGCTTCTGCCTTGCCCCAATTGCCTCCCAAAACAGAGCAAAATTCGTCGCACAGGAAGAGGCGACGGCGATCTCCCACTGTTCTCAGCATGATCAGAGACACCCAGCAGCTCACCAATGGGCCACAGAAGACCCCTCCTGGGGACTCTGGTTCTGCTACTGCTATGAACCTATCATCTTGGACTTTCCCTCGCTCTTCCTCTACCTCAGATGTGCAGATTAGTGTCACGTCCGAGCACCATCATCATCTGCCACCGGTGCCAACATCCAAGTTCCTGACTTCCAAACAGACAGCACATCTTTCTGGACCTCCTCGACAGGGAGAATCCGTGGATATCACTACAGGCTTGGCACCGACGTCCCTTAGCTTGGATCCTCCAACCCAGCCCCTCTCTGCTCTGTTGCACTTACTCAGTGTACAAAATGCTCAGGCCACAGCCTCTGCTTCCAACCCTGCTACAGCACATTTGGGATCTTTGTCTGTTGAAGGAGGTGGACACACTAAGACGCCGAACCCCTCACTACCACCCTGTTCGGTTAGCCCTCAATCCAGTGGCAACCACCCGCAGTCTCCGTCACCGTGCCGAACCAGTAACACTAACACAATACCGTTGGTTCCAGAGATGCTTTCTCCCCCTCGTACCTCCTCTCATTTCAGATCAGTGCAGTCACAATCTCAGTCTGTCAGACTAAGTCCTCTACAAAGACATTCTCCTACTTCCTCAATACTGTCGCGCTCAAATTTAGCTTTACACAACAGCAGCAGCCCATTTGTACATGTAACACCTACTCCTCTAGACGGGCATCATCCAACGGAGAATCACATTCCAACAACTGACACTGTTTCCCGGGTACTTTCACCGGAAGCATCGCCACAGAGCACGATCAGTAATGGCTCGTCCACATCAGACCTGTGTCACTCACAAGGCAGTGTTTCTGTGGCGTTATCCACCTCGCCAAAGCCTCTTGATCTTAGCAACCATGTTCTAGCCCTTCTTGCAGCATCATCAACTGTACGGCAGGAGGAAGGCAGCTTAGCTGACCATACAACAGATGTAGCGATGTCTTCCCAAGAAAATCACACCGCAGGTGAGTCATTTGTGCAGGATTTACAGTGCCACCGGAAAGTGTTCCACACCCTTTCACatcttccacattttgctatgttacagacttattgtaaagctgatttgagtcgttttcttggagagaaaaaaataaaatgcataaaatagcccataatgacaaagtaaaaacacatttgtgtcaatttataaaacatgtaaacattcaaacgtAATGGGTACATACATATTTACACCCGCAATTGCATATCGACATATTACGATTACAGAATGATCACGTTTATCCGTACCACTGTGATCTTGCtaaaataaatgggaaaaatggCATTCACTCAAAACATTGCAACAGACTATTCTGCATGcaaacatacaaatataaaCAGCAACCCTATACACtttttgcacaatagaaatgtaAGAAACTTTGCTTTAAGACCCATAGTTCACCTCGAATTCACCTTCTCCTGGCCGAATCAGTTTATGGTTTGTAAACAATAACCACCCACCGAGCAGACCAAAATGGATCAAAACAAACCACATGACATCGTTCTCCCCTTTGATTGGTCATGAGAATGTAAACAGGAAGGTTTGCTGTATGGACTAGCGAGTAATACAACCGGAAATTCCAAATTTCTAAATAGTTACAACATACCAGCAAATTAGCCAAACACACTGAAAAAGAACGACTTGAACACATCTGCAATGATGTGATGAAAAGCCGACATGCCAATATTATCACACGCCAAGGCAGTCTGTGATGATGCTATCTGCAAACACGCTAAACAAAGACATATCAGTGACGTCAACGCTCTAATCTGTGTACATGCCGCTTGTGTGTACGTCACCATTAATGAGTTTTGCGCGCGGCGGGAGCATATCGATAACAACTTGTTTGATGCTGCGAGCTGCCGATGCTATCGCTAATGTTCCTGCAGACTGCAAAGAGGTGCTGGCTTTACAGCCGTTTAGACAGCTGCTA from the Phycodurus eques isolate BA_2022a chromosome 1, UOR_Pequ_1.1, whole genome shotgun sequence genome contains:
- the mbd6 gene encoding mucin-2 isoform X1, with the translated sequence MMGGSDTGSGDKDGVVTAAIHVPIGWQRRVHGGQVVYVSPSGTSLSSLDEVKTYLLTDGTCKCGLECPLVINKVFNFTVGVKVEQHKQPLGKAEQDMTKLCNHRRKVVAMAALCRSMQASQLPFAQLHHPEASKGVGNSNPKKALVEREEEDWGIYHPKFHPAPARPQNSAHPIPCASPNSSHKFIYPFNGSSPGPHTGTHSHHPLDALRRPHHPPLPQTSNSPPFPAYHVAQRSPCTPTPQNVSESQKMPLTPETPASPLVRPLSSPPCSSPKSFVIGGRVSQNQAQHPHGAVGGGSALSPSPIRSPSVHNMNCVSPHQRSHHLSASPSHASDQGGSSNSAAEGLTASNLSRRKKSCSSSPHSPLLCGSPNPSPHIFKFKLEDILEQFKNSGNSSTNNHLTNPNILTNQSSHNPNAQLLKPSKSTASPSTVAPGFGLNSVGMSSATLGPFLNHNSHQGQLPPSTSFPASSLLSAAAKAQLASQVTQGQSSNVACSQTSVSSSLEILTEAQQKQSTNVTNSTLKNSHLSSPIAASRSHYRSLAAASSVLFPSPQSLAQSLASALPQLPPKTEQNSSHRKRRRRSPTVLSMIRDTQQLTNGPQKTPPGDSGSATAMNLSSWTFPRSSSTSDVQISVTSEHHHHLPPVPTSKFLTSKQTAHLSGPPRQGESVDITTGLAPTSLSLDPPTQPLSALLHLLSVQNAQATASASNPATAHLGSLSVEGGGHTKTPNPSLPPCSVSPQSSGNHPQSPSPCRTSNTNTIPLVPEMLSPPRTSSHFRSVQSQSQSVRLSPLQRHSPTSSILSRSNLALHNSSSPFVHVTPTPLDGHHPTENHIPTTDTVSRVLSPEASPQSTISNGSSTSDLCHSQGSVSVALSTSPKPLDLSNHVLALLAASSTVRQEEGSLADHTTDVAMSSQENHTAGSGESGRLDVKSSTSTKPPTPTSPEVVASSQLGDDSPQTPSALSDSTAPLPLAEAFPFMNQDQLLQLLSSSGGLPSILDPTVLSSLHLGGLWLGGQNAHVPPATAATQNLAEQQPLLIQPETQQQSQDQQQKQQQMNSNPLFPLLPLLSGVQGDLPLSLLGLLNPIPPPVSASATGQEPDLGLTEKPSLQALLMASLLFGQHQAPLLPLSGLSQLGQVSLEVPLQQPPQLPATLEGLTLDKAAALLDQSTLHGPGLLEVTQGLPLPPGAEGSIQTLQSLLLPATLPPHPATFLPFSSALLPAALNTADLPHNQLTPVQHTQPQELSDAGVDTLIPLSLQGKENPLLQQLLPTLLNPAVLGDISGIAGLHNMVGIGAGSILLPSVQTSSLGMPLLQGPDGTINLLNNVQLNLAPSSEGEKSDSLQETQSPASHGDIPASQISPEEVASPAPTPAQEPSRPPQRGSDGRPVIDPYTSFMDTIYTSFLQINAKEQEDGVPSGPSDPTSPFCALPPVTFPMERHTLSTPAPTQQQASAPVSLSPRRACSLRNPDLSRLSLEATAHSPAQGTPKPTEDVAASPLQRKPVMVEGHTHPEPPLPSIYLEEAKTDCTGVERQAGYLSPRNGCSGRPHEDAPGTLLRSEQGREQSGAVSGARRGRKRKQTLQNVLEDFRDVDATTALEETKATTTALSKPDTSVRGRRRRGVRSQRR
- the mbd6 gene encoding mucin-2 isoform X2, yielding MMGGSDTGSGDKDGVVTAAIHVPIGWQRRVHGGQVVYVSPSGTSLSSLDEVKTYLLTDGTCKCGLECPLVINKVFNFTVGVKVEQHKQPLGKAEQDMTKLCNHRRKVVAMAALCRSMQASQLPFAQLHHPEASKGVGNSNPKKALVEREEEDWGIYHPKFHPAPARPQNSAHPIPCASPNSSHKFIYPFNGSSPGPHTGTHSHHPLDALRRPHHPPLPQTSNSPPFPAYHVAQRSPCTPTPQNVSESQKMPLTPETPASPLVRPLSSPPCSSPKSFVIGGRVSQNQAQHPHGAVGGGSALSPSPIRSPSVHNMNCVSPHQRSHHLSASPSHASDQGGSSNSAAEGLTASNLSRRKKSCSSSPHSPLLCGSPNPSPHIFKFKLEDILEQFKNSGNSSTNNHLTNPNILTNQSSHNPNAQLLKPSKSTASPSTVAPGFGLNSVGMSSATLGPFLNHNSHQGQLPPSTSFPASSLLSAAAKAQLASQVTQGQSSNVACSQTSVSSSLEILTEAQQKQSTNVTNSTLKNSHLSSPIAASRSHYRSLAAASSVLFPSPQSLAQSLASALPQLPPKTEQNSSHRKRRRRSPTVLSMIRDTQQLTNGPQKTPPGDSGSATAMNLSSWTFPRSSSTSDVQISVTSEHHHHLPPVPTSKFLTSKQTAHLSGPPRQGESVDITTGLAPTSLSLDPPTQPLSALLHLLSVQNAQATASASNPATAHLGSLSVEGGGHTKTPNPSLPPCSVSPQSSGNHPQSPSPCRTSNTNTIPLVPEMLSPPRTSSHFRSVQSQSQSVRLSPLQRHSPTSSILSRSNLALHNSSSPFVHVTPTPLDGHHPTENHIPTTDTVSRVLSPEASPQSTISNGSSTSDLCHSQGSVSVALSTSPKPLDLSNHVLALLAASSTVRQEEGSLADHTTDVAMSSQENHTAGSGESGRLDVKSSTSTKPPTPTSPEVVASSQLGDDSPQTPSALSDSTAPLPLAEAFPFMNQDQLLQLLSSSGGLPSILDPTVLSSLHLGGLWLGGQNAHVPPATAATQNLAEQQPLLIQPETQQQSQDQQQKQQQMNSNPLFPLLPLLSGVQGDLPLSLLGLLNPIPPPVSASATGQEPDLGLTEKPSLQALLMASLLFGQHQAPLLPLSGLSQLGQVSLEVPLQQPPQLPATLEGLTLDKAAALLDQSTLHGPGLLEVTQGLPLPPGAEGSIQTLQSLLLPATLPPHPATFLPFSSALLPAALNTADLPHNQLTPVQHTQPQELSDAGVDTLIPLSLQGKENPLLQQLLPTLLNPAVLGDISGIAGLHNMVGIGAGSILLPSVQTSSLGMPLLQGPDGTINLLNNVQLNLAPSSEGEKSDSLQETQSPASHGDIPASQISPEEVASPAPTPAQEPSRPPQRGSDGRPVIDPYTSFMDTIYTSFLQINAKEQEDGVPSGPSDPTSPFCALPPVTFPMERHTLSTPAPTQQQASAPVSLSPRRACSLRNPDLSRLSLEATAHSPAQGTPKPTEDVAASPLQRKPVMVEGHTHPEPPLPSIYLEEAKTDCTGVERQAGYLSPRNGCSGRPHEDAPGTLLRSEQGREQSGAVSGARRGRKRKQTLQNVLEDFRDVDATTALEETKATTMT